The following coding sequences are from one Primulina eburnea isolate SZY01 chromosome 15, ASM2296580v1, whole genome shotgun sequence window:
- the LOC140814008 gene encoding uncharacterized protein isoform X1 produces the protein MNQVNQGEGSVIPFIHQVKKRRGRPRKDSSLKHARAAYAPPGFEVKQEYHPQRPYKTNSDNMVGQTVTGVVQATFDAGYLLTVRIGNSNTNFRGVVFKPGNYAPITAETDVAPHLQMIERNDVRLPHERQSWSRGQNLSIQTTGPVSSKLKYPSPVTAPSVPTVGTRGTVVPVVLQPVNRSNGYSAPNQMLSDTSRAPHVMAFGNKDDHMVESSAMLSPDQSIPASQIFVTTQPNSSHQVCKESEQNDKVSSLNEGIPEAGYGEKGKPVESTDVNTPDSSQSTDSQVESDSEACKSSPENSGIVSNQQTGNSNEPFMTGSLQTTFVAKPLFTYGTGRMTELLKAVQENKKDNPIQIAEQLSFAPQVEYHATRSAETDPKNEASIP, from the exons ATGAATCAAGTTAATCAAGGTGAGGGCTCTGTTATCCCATTTATCCATCAAGTAAAGAAGCGACGGGGTCGTCCACGTAAAGATTCAAGCCTTAAGCATGCTCGAGCGGCTTATGCACCTCCTGGTTTTGAAGTCAAACAAGAATACCATCCTCAGAGACCTTATAAAACAAATAGTGATAATATGGTTGGCCAGACTGTGACAGGTGTTGTTCAGGCCACATTTGATGCTGGTTATTTGCTTACTGTCAGAATAGGCAACTCGAACACAAATTTTAGGGGTGTGGTTTTTAAGCCAGGGAATTACGCTCCTATCACTGCTGAAACTGATGTAGCTCCACATCTCCAAATGATCGAAAGAAATGATGTCCGTCTCCCACATGAGCGCCAAAGTTGGTCACGAGGCCAGAACCTTTCCATCCAAACAACTGGTCCGGTGTCTTCAAAACTAAAGTATCCCTCACCAGTAACAGCTCCTTCTGTTCCCACTGTGGGCACGAGAGGCACTGTGGTTCCTGTTGTCCTTCAACCTGTTAACCGTTCAAATGGATATTCAGCTCCCAATCAAATGCTGTCGGATACATCCCGAGCTCCTCATGTGATGGCTTTTGGAAACAAAGATGATCATATGGTTGAATCGTCAGCTATGTTATCTCCAGATCAATCTATTCCAGCTAGCCAGATTTTTGTGACCACACAACCCAATTCGAGCCACCAAGTTTGCAAAGAAAGTGAGCAGAATGACAAGGTTTCTTCACTTAATGAAGGCATCCCTGAGGCTGGATATGGTGAGAAAGGCAAGCCAGTGGAATCAACAGATGTTAATACACCAGACTCATCACAATCAACAGATAGTCAAGTCGAGAGTGACTCAGAAGCTTGTAAATCTTCCCCAGAAAATTCAGGCATCGTGTCAAACCAGCAGACTGGAAATTCCAACGAGCCCTTCATGACTGGGTCCCTGCAAACTACTTTTGTTGCAAAACCTCTGTTCACCTATGGAACTGGAAGAATGACCGAGCTTTTAAAG GCTGTGCAGGAAAATAAGAAAGATAACCCGATCCAAATTGCTGAACAACTGAGTTTTGCACCCCAAGTCGAATATCATGCAACTAGGAGTGCAGAAACTGATCCTAAAAATGAAGCAAGCATCCCATGA
- the LOC140814008 gene encoding uncharacterized protein isoform X2 has protein sequence MNQVNQGEGSVIPFIHQVKKRRGRPRKDSSLKHARAAYAPPGFEVKQEYHPQRPYKTNSDNMVGQTVTGVVQATFDAGYLLTVRIGNSNTNFRGVVFKPGNYAPITAETDVAPHLQMIERNDVRLPHERQSWSRGQNLSIQTTGPVSSKLKYPSPVTAPSVPTVGTRGTVVPVVLQPVNRSNGYSAPNQMLSDTSRAPHVMAFGNKDDHMVESSAMLSPDQSIPASQIFVTTQPNSSHQVCKESEQNDKVSSLNEGIPEAGYGEKGKPVESTDVNTPDSSQSTDSQVESDSEACKSSPENSGIVSNQQTGNSNEPFMTGSLQTTFVAKPLFTYGTGRMTELLKENKKDNPIQIAEQLSFAPQVEYHATRSAETDPKNEASIP, from the exons ATGAATCAAGTTAATCAAGGTGAGGGCTCTGTTATCCCATTTATCCATCAAGTAAAGAAGCGACGGGGTCGTCCACGTAAAGATTCAAGCCTTAAGCATGCTCGAGCGGCTTATGCACCTCCTGGTTTTGAAGTCAAACAAGAATACCATCCTCAGAGACCTTATAAAACAAATAGTGATAATATGGTTGGCCAGACTGTGACAGGTGTTGTTCAGGCCACATTTGATGCTGGTTATTTGCTTACTGTCAGAATAGGCAACTCGAACACAAATTTTAGGGGTGTGGTTTTTAAGCCAGGGAATTACGCTCCTATCACTGCTGAAACTGATGTAGCTCCACATCTCCAAATGATCGAAAGAAATGATGTCCGTCTCCCACATGAGCGCCAAAGTTGGTCACGAGGCCAGAACCTTTCCATCCAAACAACTGGTCCGGTGTCTTCAAAACTAAAGTATCCCTCACCAGTAACAGCTCCTTCTGTTCCCACTGTGGGCACGAGAGGCACTGTGGTTCCTGTTGTCCTTCAACCTGTTAACCGTTCAAATGGATATTCAGCTCCCAATCAAATGCTGTCGGATACATCCCGAGCTCCTCATGTGATGGCTTTTGGAAACAAAGATGATCATATGGTTGAATCGTCAGCTATGTTATCTCCAGATCAATCTATTCCAGCTAGCCAGATTTTTGTGACCACACAACCCAATTCGAGCCACCAAGTTTGCAAAGAAAGTGAGCAGAATGACAAGGTTTCTTCACTTAATGAAGGCATCCCTGAGGCTGGATATGGTGAGAAAGGCAAGCCAGTGGAATCAACAGATGTTAATACACCAGACTCATCACAATCAACAGATAGTCAAGTCGAGAGTGACTCAGAAGCTTGTAAATCTTCCCCAGAAAATTCAGGCATCGTGTCAAACCAGCAGACTGGAAATTCCAACGAGCCCTTCATGACTGGGTCCCTGCAAACTACTTTTGTTGCAAAACCTCTGTTCACCTATGGAACTGGAAGAATGACCGAGCTTTTAAAG GAAAATAAGAAAGATAACCCGATCCAAATTGCTGAACAACTGAGTTTTGCACCCCAAGTCGAATATCATGCAACTAGGAGTGCAGAAACTGATCCTAAAAATGAAGCAAGCATCCCATGA
- the LOC140814370 gene encoding NEP1-interacting protein 2-like yields the protein MCCLQMKRWLSAIFSCSSIELASRSESGLLSRLISKIATILSACIFALGGAMIGSIAGALKGHTTETGMLRGVGVGAVAGAITGVQLMELIINGEPFSKVALICSLLNGKIFREWISNMESSNLIVDDIFEVSTSTGLPEEVIKELPIIEFDSSEAESRSRNCAVCFQDVMDGERARLLPSCRHLFHIHCIDQWLTRRPTCPLCRQLVGSQSAINMATIN from the exons ATGTGTTGCCTACAAATGAAAAGGTGGTTATCTGCCATTTTTTCTTGTTCTTCTATAGAATTAGCTAGCAGATCCGAATCCGGGCTTCTTTCCAGGCTGATCAGTAAAATTGCAACTATCCTGTCCGCTTGTATCTTTGCTTTGG GTGGAGCTATGATAGGATCAATAGCAGGAGCGCTCAAAGGACATACGACGGAAACTGGTATGCTACGTGGGGTGGGTGTTGGGGCAGTGGCAGGAGCCATCACTGGCGTCCAATTAATGGAGCTCATAATCAATGGAGAGCCATTTTCCAAG GTGGCATTAATATGTAGTCTTTTGAATGGGAAGATATTTAGGGAATGG ATTAGTAACATGGAGTCGAGTAACTTGATCGTGGACGACATATTTGAGGTGAGTACATCCACCGGATTACCTGAGGAAGTAATAAAAGAGTTACCGATTATCGAGTTCGACTCGAGCGAGGCGGAGAGTCGTAGTAGAAACTGCGCAGTCTGCTTCCAG GATGTAATGGATGGTGAACGCGCGAGGTTGCTGCCAAGCTGCAGGCATTTGTTCCACATACACTGCATAGATCAATGGCTCACCCGGCGACCCACTTGCCCACTCTGTAGACAACTCGTTGGGTCGCAATCGGCAATTAATATGGCAacgattaattaa
- the LOC140814993 gene encoding ATP synthase gamma chain, chloroplastic-like, whose amino-acid sequence MFSSSLSTMIISELSFHSFASISFQSQLSPFPVVDPTPSSRFNFCQFQRLPSVRNGLRELRERIETVKNTQKLTEAMKLVAAAKVRKAQEAVINSRPFSETLVEVLYDLNQQCQLDDVEIPLTVIRPVKKVALVVITGDRGLCGGFNNAILRKVDARISELKNLGLDHTLISVGLKGNAHFSRRPDVNVDRFIRGESFPTSKEAQVIADVVFSLFLSDEVDKVELLYTKFVSLIKSDPVIHTLLPLSAKGEACDVNGKSVDASEDEFFRLTTEGGKLTLERDHTLGMQRVKMLPNYTFEQDPAHILDALMPLYLNSQILRALQESYASELTARMNAMSSATDNAMKLKKSLSVAYNRERQAKITGEILEIVAGAEAFM is encoded by the coding sequence ATGTTCAGTTCCAGCTTATCTACGATGATCATCTCTGAACTTTCATTCCACAGCTTCGCTTCGATCTCTTTCCAGTCGCAGCTTAGCCCATTTCCTGTTGTTGATCCCACACCATCTTCAAGGTTTAATTTTTGTCAGTTCCAAAGACTTCCCTCTGTTCGAAATGGACTTCGTGAACTTCGAGAGAGAATTGAAACGGTTAAAAACACGCAGAAACTTACCGAAGCAATGAAACTAGTGGCTGCAGCCAAGGTCCGGAAAGCACAAGAAGCAGTCATTAACAGCCGACCCTTTTCTGAAACCCTTGTAGAAGTTCTGTACGACTTAAACCAGCAGTGTCAATTAGATGATGTGGAAATTCCCCTAACAGTAATCAGGCCCGTGAAGAAAGTTGCTCTCGTTGTTATAACTGGTGATAGAGGCCTTTGCGGAGGTTTTAACAATGCGATATTGAGAAAGGTAGATGCCCGTATCTCAGAATTAAAGAATCTAGGGTTGGATCACACTTTGATTAGTGTAGGTCTAAAAGGCAATGCACATTTTAGTAGAAGGCCAGATGTGAATGTGGATAGATTTATTCGAGGGGAAAGCTTTCCTACATCAAAAGAAGCTCAAGTGATTGCTGATGTTGTATTTTCTCTGTTTTTGAGCGATGAGGTTGATAAAGTGGAGCTTTTGTACACAAAGTTTGTGTCTTTGATTAAGTCTGATCCTGTGATTCATACATTGCTTCCTTTGTCTgcgaaaggtgaagcttgtgaTGTCAATGGGAAAAGTGTTGATGCTAGTGAAGACGAGTTCTTTAGATTGACTACTGAAGGGGGGAAGTTGACTTTGGAGAGGGATCATACTTTGGGTATGCAACGGGTAAAAATGTTACCAAATTACACATTTGAACAGGACCCAGCACATATTCTTGATGCATTGATGCCCCTTTATTTGAACAGTCAGATATTGAGGGCTTTGCAAGAATCATATGCTAGTGAACTAACTGCTAGAATGAATGCAATGAGTAGTGCGACTGATAATGCGATGAAGCTGAAGAAGTCTCTTTCAGTTGCATATAATCGAGAAAGGCAAGCGAAGATCACAGGCGAAATTTTGGAGATTGTTGCTGGAGCTGAGGCCTTTATGTAG
- the LOC140815687 gene encoding protein S40-6-like, with protein MENKYGLYSPGSSGWTSLRNEEFQEEDVWEAFQEIHDSISREKTAYMSKGLQYPARAIPNPNRYSYSSEPEIIQRRSTPLSIPICSETYKNSRFWLDADSNVEENNRGFARNRWNSDIEEEDYDDGEIEESTVMIPPHVWIAQKIRPSSSVCEGAGRTLKGRDLLSVRNAVLSKTGFLESKSN; from the coding sequence ATGGAGAACAAGTACGGTTTATACAGCCCTGGAAGCAGCGGGTGGACATCGTTGAGAAACGAAGAATTCCAGGAGGAGGATGTGTGGGAAGCTTTCCAGGAAATACATGATTCCATTTCCAGGGAGAAGACCGCTTACATGTCCAAGGGTCTCCAATACCCAGCCAGGGCAATACCGAATCCCAACAGATATTCTTATTCCAGCGAACCCGAAATCATTCAACGTCGCTCAACACCTTTGAGCATACCCATCTGTTCAGAAACCTACAAAAATTCTCGTTTTTGGCTGGATGCAGATTCCAACGTGGAAGAGAATAATCGTGGATTTGCAAGAAACAGGTGGAACAGCGACATTGAAGAAGAAGATTATGATGATGGTGAAATCGAAGAGAGTACCGTCATGATTCCTCCTCATGTATGGATTGCCCAAAAAATACGGCCGTCATCTTCTGTGTGTGAAGGTGCCGGAAGGACACTGAAAGGCAGAGATTTACTCAGTGTGAGAAACGCAGTTTTGTCCAAAACTGGATTTCTCGAATCAAAATCAAACTGA